The Nitrospirota bacterium genome segment CACGATGTAGTGCATCATTGATATCAACTGTCTCTTCTTCAAGAGGTAGAGGATTCCAGTTCTCGAAAAACAGTCGCTTCGCCTCTTTTACAGCAACTACATCTTCCCTTCCAAGCATGTCTTTCATCATAAAAGGTTTTTACCATTTCCATTGAAATAAAGTCAACAGATAAGCTCTAAATCCAAAATCCCATTGATTTCTTATGGTTAGTCCTTTATACTCTATAATTATTTATAATTAAAAATATAGCAGTAAGGTTAAGAGGTATAAAATGCGCAAGGAATCACGGGCTTTATTCATTGTCTTTGAAGGTATTGATCAAGCAGGAAAACAGACACAAGTAGAGAGGCTTTCATCTGCATTGTCACATAAAGGTTGCAGGGTAAAGACTATTTCATTCCCTGATTATGATACACCAATCGGAAGAGAGATAAAAAGATTCCTCGAAGGGAAAAAGGAACTCCCTATTCAACTGAGATACTTACTTTACACTGCGAACAGATGGGAAAGGGATGGAGATATTCGGAAATGGTTAAGTGAAGGCTATATCGTTATATCTGACCGCTACTCTGCATCTAATCTCGTTTACGGAATTGTCCAGGGACTGGATGTGGACTGGATGTTGACAGTAGAAAAAGGGCTTATACAGCCTGATTTGACAATCCTCATAGATATTTCGGAAAGGACATCCCTGCAGAGGAAACAAAGCAATCGTGATATATACGAGGGGAAAATTGAATTCC includes the following:
- the tmk gene encoding dTMP kinase codes for the protein MRKESRALFIVFEGIDQAGKQTQVERLSSALSHKGCRVKTISFPDYDTPIGREIKRFLEGKKELPIQLRYLLYTANRWERDGDIRKWLSEGYIVISDRYSASNLVYGIVQGLDVDWMLTVEKGLIQPDLTILIDISERTSLQRKQSNRDIYEGKIEFLKSVRNAYLELAMKDNWKIINGEQSVDEISKEIRKIIDLLLA